A window from Plasmodium cynomolgi strain B DNA, chromosome 7, whole genome shotgun sequence encodes these proteins:
- a CDS encoding hypothetical protein (putative) has product HYGEKKKQKYKKKKKIQQDPEEIVNSSLFRYINEFMYTNRSEVVQQKLKETNNIFNIYHSGYRNQKNKWPQRPVHVIISHLKKNFTKKSKIADLGCGEAEIAQTLKGWCVTSYDLIQLNEHVTVCNITELPLPNNSHDCFVLCLSLMNTDWPKVIFEALRCLKKSATLIIADVVSRFTNYKAFMKFMRNVGFTFTNRVNMDDFFYVLFFENNKKDDASYTANEKRIRKVSKLLAPCVYKRR; this is encoded by the exons CATTatggagaaaagaaaaaacaaaaatataagaagaaaaaaaaaatccaacaGGATCCAGAAGAAATAGTGAACTCGTCCCTGTTCAGATACATTAATGAGTTCATGTACACCAACAGAAGCGAAGTTGTGCAACAGAAGTTGAAGGAAACAAACAACATTTTCAACATTTACCATTCGGGGTACAGAAATCAGAAGAATAAATGGCCCCAAAGACCCGTTCATGTAATAATAagccatttaaaaaaaaattttacaaaaaaaagtaaaatagcAGATTTGGGATGCGGAGAAGCAGAAATAGCCCAGACGTTGAAGGGCTGGTGCGTGACTTCCTACGATTTAATTCAGCTCAATGAGCACGTCACGGTTTGTAACATAACGGAGTTGCCGCTCCCAAACAATTCCCACGATTGCTTCGTTTTGTGCCTCAGTCTCATGAACACGGACTGGCCAAAAGTTATATTTGAGGCACTTCGGtgtcttaaaaaaag TGCAACCCTAATAATAGCTGACGTGGTGAGCAGGTTTACGAACTACAAGGCGTTCATGAAGTTCATGAGGAACGTCGGGTTTACCTTCACCAACAGA GTAAATAtggacgattttttttatgtgctattttttgagaataataaaaaggacgACGCTTCCTACACGGCGAATGAGAAGAGAATTAGGAAGGTTTCCAAGTTGTTGGCTCCCTGCGTTTACAAGAGGAGG
- a CDS encoding hypothetical protein (putative) encodes MENPKPACSSFIISLLFYVCYFFYFGLYSFEIIFMVSAKKDYVMLFILLITTILSISLASTGLMYTSFFLVIVMSLVEMYEYKNSSFVNAMDDEFSKLFLIVRLFATVNFLLFYYLHINNLKRKKRMDLAKSKSTEKKTQTQTQTVHERNSPEYKNDDLRHGAVLPVGGKLIQEVVTPTHMHTHKHTQDNDDPSKKTQVIEGYILKHVTIPIIEKDDRSPLPALSNQQSKVFEVPPHHLPYSHYSVKSVDNNAHGLGANQPLSGGTFVDDSLDETYRRQYTSPWVVPTITSTNNNNNNNSLYGNGVSFAGAESQHLNRTPYGNATANACYNGGLNAYPANRLPDDREPYQVGPHQMGAYQSGAYQSGAYQSGAYQTGGYQKGAYQAGA; translated from the coding sequence atggagaaccCCAAACCAGCCTGCTCAAGCTTCATAATTAGCTTGCTCTTCTACGTGTGCTACTTCTTCTACTTCGGATTGTACAGCTTtgaaatcatttttatggtCTCCGCCAAAAAGGACTATGTCATGCTCTTCATCCTGCTAATCACGACCATACTGTCTATCTCCTTGGCCTCCACCGGATTAATGTACACGTCCTTCTTTCTAGTGATCGTCATGTCTTTAGTGGAAATGTACGAATACAAAAACTCTTCGTTTGTAAATGCAATGGATGATGAGTTTAGCAAACTGTTTTTAATTGTTCGATTATTTGCTACCGTTAATTTCCTGCTATTCTACTACTTGCACATAAACAACctcaagaggaagaagcggatgGACTTGGCCAAGTCCAAGTCAACTGAGAAGAAGACACAGACACAGACACAAACGGTGCATGAAAGGAACTCAccagaatataaaaatgacgatTTGAGACATGGCGCCGTACTGCCTGTTGGTGGAAAGTTAATCCAAGAAGTTGTTACGcccacacacatgcacacacataagCACACGCAAGATAATGACGACCCATCGAAGAAAACACAAGTGATAGAAGGCTATATATTAAAACATGTGACCATTCCGATTATAGAAAAGGATGATAGGTCTCCTCTTCCTGCACTGTCCAATCAACAGAGTAAAGTGTTTGAAGTCCCCCCGCACCATCTTCCATACAGCCACTACAGCGTCAAAAGTGTAGATAATAATGCACACGGGTTGGGAGCTAATCAGCCACTGAGTGGTGGCACCTTTGTTGATGACAGCTTGGACGAGACCTACAGAAGGCAGTATACCTCCCCGTGGGTAGTGCCCACCATCACCTCCAcgaacaacaacaacaacaacaacagcttGTATGGAAACGGCGTTTCTTTCGCAGGGGCGGAGAGTCAACATTTGAATAGAACCCCCTACGGAAATGCAACTGCTAACGCTTGCTATAATGGCGGCTTGAACGCGTACCCTGCGAATAGGTTGCCAGACGATAGGGAACCATACCAAGTTGGGCCTCACCAGATGGGGGCCTACCAATCGGGAGCATACCAATCGGGAGCGTACCAATCGGGAGCATACCAAACGGGGGGTTACCAGAAAGGGGCTTACCAAGCGGGGGCATAA
- a CDS encoding prolyl-t-RNA synthase (putative): protein MEDDGLILSPTCEEQAISLINQVYNENIPAKSLPLLIHQFNYKFRNEKRLEKTLFKSKEFLMKDGYSFHSSDICLSETYHAYKECYEKIFSDLKLPFKVTKKRKMDKMNALESHEFQVLCRDGKYKEAAHIFKLGDYYSKKLGIKYLNKRNEKNNIFMGSYGIGIYRLLYFLVDSFYDDEGIRLPPQVAPFSVYLIQTNQRSKYSAAKIAKIVKMAQVTGAAQAMNVSSVSNVTNVSNVTNVTNVTNATNMPNMPNMPNAPTVPNATTAPLNSNDVEYVLTLWLYNTFKNSNVDIYYDDTDLHLSRKLKNCDLIGVPNRIIINLSSEQRKIKLPPDFYNYMDTPNAILPNKLYMTFRDVTVEYKSRFSPEKKIMTIHQLFRQHRSASNITFGQSVFMRLRHKTKQSWELFGSGNSVMLQTVTCSLS, encoded by the exons atggaagatgaTGGTCTGATCCTAAGTCCCACATGTGAAGAGCAGGCAATCTCGTTAATCAACCAAGTGTATAATGAAAACATACCAGCGAAATCACTTCCCTTGTTAATCCAtcaatttaattataaattcagaaatgaaaaaaggttAGAAAAAACGCTATTCAAAAGCAAAGAGTTTTTGATGAAGGATGGCTACTCCTTTCACAGCAGTGATATTTGTCTAAGTGAAACTTACCATGCATATAAAGAATgctatgaaaaaattttttccgaTTTGAAGTTACCATTTAAggttacgaaaaaaaggaaaatggataaaatgaATGCATTGGAGAGTCACGAATTTCAAGTACTCTGCCGAGATGGGAAGTACAAAGAAgctgcacatatttttaaattaggaGATTACTACTCCAAGAAATTGGGAATAAAATACTTAAACAAacggaatgaaaaaaataatatttttatgggTTCCTACGGAATTGGTATTTACAGACTGCTGTACTTTTTGGTCGACTCTTTTTACGACGATGAGGGAATTCGGCTGCCTCCGCAGGTCGCGCCTTTCTCCGTCTACCTCATTCAGACCAATCAGAGGAGCAAGTACTCCGCGgccaaaattgcaaaaattgtgaaaatggCCCAAGTGACCGGCGCGGCCCAGGCGATGAACGTGTCCAGCGTGTCAAACGTGACAAACGTGTCAAACGTGACAAACGTGACAAACGTGACAAACGCGACAAACATGCCCAACATGCCCAACATGCCCAACGCGCCCACCGTGCCCAACGCGACGACGGCCCCCCTCAACAGCAACGACGTCGAGTACGTCCTCACGCTGTGGCTGTACAACACGTTTAAAAACAGCAACGTGGACATATATTACGACGACACGGATTTGCACCTGTCGCGCAAGCTGAAAAATTGCGACTTGATAGGAGTCCCCAACCGAATTATAATAAACCTCAGCAGCGAGCAAAGAAAGATAAAGCTCCCCCCCGATTTTTATAACTACATGGACACACCGAATGCTATTCTGCCCAACAAGCTCTACATGACCTTTCGGGACGTCACCGTCGAGTACAAAAGTCGATTTTCtccggaaaaaaaaattatgacaaTTCATCAGTTGTTCAGGCA acaCCGAAGTGCCTCAAATATAACTTTTGGCCAGTCCGTGTTCATGAGACTGAGGCACAAAACGAAGCAATCGTGGGAATTGTTTGGGAGCGGCAACTCCGTTATGTTACAAACCGTGACGTGCTCATTGAGCTGA
- a CDS encoding protein phosphatase-beta (putative), which produces MCTLLRDILKKEPNCVQVSVPVTVAGDIHGQFYDLLELFHIGGFPPDVNYLFLGDYVDRGYYSCECFCLVACLKIKYPSRVTILRGNHESRQITKVYGFYDECMRKYQGDYNAWRYITDAFDYLPLTAIISNQIFCDHGGISPYLQTINQINNLDRFKEIPQDGPICDLLWSDPAGPEDGIIEGWKASPRGAGVVFSEERTNAFLRLNKLSCICRAHQLVQDGFLWMHNDKVVTIFSAPNYCYRCGNSASLMLVDEYMEKDFVTFNTAPLRANAKALRRNVGYML; this is translated from the exons ATGTGCACACTGCTCAGGGACATCCTGAAGAAGGAGCCCAACTGTGTGCAGGTGAGCGTCCCCGTGACCGTCGCGGGGGACATCCACGGCCAGTTTTACGACCTTCTGGAGCTGTTCCACATAG GAGGATTCCCGCCGGACGTGAACTACCTCTTCCTGGGCGACTACGTGGACAGGGGGTACTACTCATGCGAGTGCTTCTGCCTGGTGGCCTGCCTCAAGATCAAGTACCCCAGCAGAGTGACCATCCTAAGGGGGAACCACGAGAGCCGACAAATAACCAAAGTTTACGGTTTTTACGATGAGTGCATGAGGAAATACCAAGGAGACTACAACGCCTGGAGGTACATAACGGACGCCTTCGATTATCTACCCCTCACAGCCATCATTAGCAATCAGATTTTTTGTGACCATGGAGGAATATCTCCCTATTTGCAGACCATTAATCAAATTAACAACTTAGATCGATTTAAGGAAATCCCGCAGGATGGTCCCATTTGCGACTTACTTTGGAGTGACCCTGCTGGACCTGAGGATGGGATCATCGAAGGATGGAAAGCATCACCTAGGGGTGCCGGTGTTGTGTTTAGCGAAGAGAGGACGAATGCGTTTCTTCGACTGAATAAGCTTAGCTGTATATGTAGGGCTCACCAGCTCGTGCAGGACGGCTTCTTATGGATGCACAATGACAAGGTGGTGACAATTTTTAGTGCTCCAAATTATTGTTATAGGTGTGGCAATTCCGCTTCTCTAATGCTCGTCGATGAGTACATGGAGAAGGACTTCGTTACCTTTAACACGGCTCCCCTAAGAGCCAACGCCAAGGCTTTGAGGAGGAACGTGGGCTACATGCTGTGA